In the Phycisphaerales bacterium genome, GATTCCACCAGGGCTACGATCGGTTCGGCTGCCAACTGCGACGTATGCTTCGATGCCCATAATTGGCCGAAGCCCTCTTTCGCGCGCCTTCTGATAAAACTCGATCGCGCCATGGAGGTTGCCATGATCAGTCAAAGCCACCGCATCCATTCCTGACTTCTTAACATGATCCAAAAGTCGTGAGATACGGTTGCCGCCATCTAACAGTGAGTACTCACTGTGAAGGTGGAGGTGTACAAAGCCTGATTCGACTGATTGCGGGGAAGCAGGATTTTTTTCCGACGGCATAAGCGGCCCCAATGGCATATCAAGTTGGAATAGCGGCTATCGCGGTGGCCGCCCGGAACCAACATAGTATCTCTCAAAAGTTGAGTTTCGGGCTTTTTGTCACGAGTAGACAAGCGATTCAGAACCTATCAAGGCATCTTAAGAACTGAAATATCAGCCCTAGCGAACGTGTACTGAGTATTCCTCGTAGAATCACCACCATGGCCGACACCAATAGAGTACGCCCGACGGCAGCGGAATCGACCGCACGCGTCTTCCAGGTCTATCGCACAGCCGCCCAGCAACCCAATCTGGCGCTTCGCGTCGCGTTACTGGTCTTTTTGGTTGTGATTGGGCTGCCTATTTTAGCCCTATTGCTATTTGCGATATTCGCAGCAGCTTTGGTTTTCATGCTGCTGAGCTTGGTGACGATTTGTATCAATGGCACCAAGCGGATGTTCTCAGGCAGTGCCGACGGCCGGGAGAATGTAAGAGTTATCAATCGATCTTCGGGTGATCAGACGGGCTCTTAATCTGCATTCTCCAGAGCCCCGCCAGAATCAAGAAACGCTACCCAGCGATCGCGTAGCTGTTTCGTGACTGTGCCAACAAGGCCATCTGAGATTGGTTCTTTTTCAACGCCAACCAACGGCAAGATGCCCCAACTTGAATTGGTTAAGAACACTTCATCGGCATCAAGCATGTCATCAATATCAAGCATCTTTCGATTGGTGCCAATTCCAGCAATATCTGCTTGATCAATGACAAACTGCCGGACAGTTCCTGGGAGCACAGGGCTTGGCAATGCCCCGCCCTCTTCTTCACCATGAGCAATAGGGGTTAATAGAGAACCATTACTGACCACGAAGATATTGCTTACGGAACCGCTGCACAAATGGTTAGATACAGAGAACCAAAGCGCCTCGCCCGCCCCACTGGTACCTGCCTGCTGGAGCGCTCGGATGCGTGACCAGTAGTTTAGGGTTTTATGCCCAGCATGAGGATCTAATGGGTTCAGCCGTCCATCGGCAATGCAGGCGATGATGCCTTTGTCAAAGAACTCGTCGGGATATCGAGTTGGTGGCTGCGACACGATAAAAATGTTGGGATGACGCGGCGCATTGTTATACGCTTGAAGTCCGGGAAGATCCCCACCAGTTAACGTAAGCCGAAGTCTTGCGTCTTCAAGTTCGTTGGCAGTCAATAGCTGCATTAATGCCTCACAGAGGGCCTCGACATTGAGCGATTCTGTGAGTTGTAGCTCAAGCGCAGAGTTGCGGAGGCGTTCCATATGCGGGCGCATCTGTAGGATCTCTCCGCGACTCGCGCGCATTGTCTCAAAGAGACCGACACCATGTTGAGTGCCTGCATCTAAGACGGAGATGCGGGCATCGGCCGCATCCATCATGCTTCCATTAAGCCAAATCTTCATTCGCGCCCTGAACCAACGTCTTCATAGCCAACGATCCTTGGAATACCCTGTCCTTCATTGAGTTCGAGTGTAAGCATCATCCGTGGTTCTCCGTCAATAAAGATCATGGCGGAGTGTGAGCCAGCAAAACCAGCGTTGTTATTGGAGAGTGCGATATCAACCTCAATGGCGTCTTGAATATCGCCCCAATCTTGTACCATTCCGGACAAGGCATCCTGAAGTTCTTGGCGAATTGGATCAGCGGCGCCCATGAGGGCTGGCGAGTTGGTATTGCCCTGGGCGACTTCATTGCAGAGTCCATAAACGAATTGCCTGAGATGTGTCGTATTACTCTTCTCGGTATTCCATCCCCACACAAAGATGACAAGGGCGATGACGAGAATGACACATGCATAGCCCCATCGCCGAGCGTCATACTGGCGTGGCGGTCGATTTGCACCTAACAATCCACCTTGATTCACGGTGTGGTCTCCTCGGCACCATTATCTTGAGCCGGTTGAATCGCTTCTCCATCTGGCTCAGCTAAATCAATCATCTGCAATCCTGCAGGTGGTTGATCTTCTTTGTGGATATCCGAGATCGGCTTAGCGGGATCTGTTGCCTCTTCAGATAAAGCTTCTTGGAAAGAGTTTCTCAGTTCTTCAGCACGCTTGAGCAG is a window encoding:
- a CDS encoding aminotransferase class IV, whose product is MKIWLNGSMMDAADARISVLDAGTQHGVGLFETMRASRGEILQMRPHMERLRNSALELQLTESLNVEALCEALMQLLTANELEDARLRLTLTGGDLPGLQAYNNAPRHPNIFIVSQPPTRYPDEFFDKGIIACIADGRLNPLDPHAGHKTLNYWSRIRALQQAGTSGAGEALWFSVSNHLCSGSVSNIFVVSNGSLLTPIAHGEEEGGALPSPVLPGTVRQFVIDQADIAGIGTNRKMLDIDDMLDADEVFLTNSSWGILPLVGVEKEPISDGLVGTVTKQLRDRWVAFLDSGGALENAD